The Rhododendron vialii isolate Sample 1 chromosome 5a, ASM3025357v1 genome contains a region encoding:
- the LOC131325329 gene encoding uncharacterized protein LOC131325329 isoform X4 yields MDTGTSGEEPKSWDELYNINLMPSELFLKFRKEIEGFRVGLNMEVGIGHSFQFHATGWKWKLTTCLGGDGVSRIRNKTSLGLCPGVDLRFGWRADYVFPEITGAVGTGEPLFNMNSGRLQASFDRVEAIFTHKSHIDLPKDQWSCRIILQPLMGFWHGLIVIKSEHFCTRSTL; encoded by the exons ATGGATACGGGTACGAGTGGGGAAGAACCCAAATCGTGGGATGAACTGTACAACATCAATTTAATGCCGTCGGAGTTGTTTCTCAAGTTCCGGAAAGAAATCGAGGGGTTTCGGGTTGGTCTCAATATGGAG GTTGGCATAGGCCATAGCTTTCAGTTCCATGCCACTGGTTGGAAATGGAAGCTTACTACTTGTTTGGGTGGAGATGGTGTATCTAGGATCCGGAATAAGACATCACTTGGGCTGTGCCCTGGCGTGGATTTGCGGTTTGGGTGGAGAGCAGACTATGTCTTTCCAGAAATTACTGG GGCTGTAGGCACGGGTGAACCACTGTTCAATATGAACTCAGGACGCTTGCAAGCATCGTTTGACCGCGTTGAGGCCATTTTCACTCACAAATCTCATATCGACTTGCCAAAAGACCAG TGGTCCTGTAGGATTATCTTGCAGCCATTGATGGGGTTCTGGCATGGGTTGATTGTAATTAAATCCGAACATTTTTGCACTAGGAGTACTTTGTGA
- the LOC131325329 gene encoding uncharacterized protein LOC131325329 isoform X1 → MDTGTSGEEPKSWDELYNINLMPSELFLKFRKEIEGFRVGLNMEFYNVPINECHAKLVLKPLSYDRKWKFIYEPLHHDVHLLSKKIPVTNFLSLQVGIGHSFQFHATGWKWKLTTCLGGDGVSRIRNKTSLGLCPGVDLRFGWRADYVFPEITGAVGTGEPLFNMNSGRLQASFDRVEAIFTHKSHIDLPKDQWSCRIILQPLMGFWHGLIVIKSEHFCTRSTL, encoded by the exons ATGGATACGGGTACGAGTGGGGAAGAACCCAAATCGTGGGATGAACTGTACAACATCAATTTAATGCCGTCGGAGTTGTTTCTCAAGTTCCGGAAAGAAATCGAGGGGTTTCGGGTTGGTCTCAATATGGAG TTCTATAATGTGCCAATTAACGAGTGCCACGCAAAGTTGGTATTGAAGCCTCTATCCTATGATCGAAAATGGAAGTTCATATACGAGCCTTTACATCATGATGTGCACCTTCTTTCCAAGAAGATCCCAGTTACAAACTTTCTAAGTCTCCAg GTTGGCATAGGCCATAGCTTTCAGTTCCATGCCACTGGTTGGAAATGGAAGCTTACTACTTGTTTGGGTGGAGATGGTGTATCTAGGATCCGGAATAAGACATCACTTGGGCTGTGCCCTGGCGTGGATTTGCGGTTTGGGTGGAGAGCAGACTATGTCTTTCCAGAAATTACTGG GGCTGTAGGCACGGGTGAACCACTGTTCAATATGAACTCAGGACGCTTGCAAGCATCGTTTGACCGCGTTGAGGCCATTTTCACTCACAAATCTCATATCGACTTGCCAAAAGACCAG TGGTCCTGTAGGATTATCTTGCAGCCATTGATGGGGTTCTGGCATGGGTTGATTGTAATTAAATCCGAACATTTTTGCACTAGGAGTACTTTGTGA
- the LOC131325329 gene encoding uncharacterized protein LOC131325329 isoform X3: MDTGTSGEEPKSWDELYNINLMPSELFLKFRKEIEGFRVGLNMEFYNVPINECHAKLVLKPLSYDRKWKFIYEPLHHDVHLLSKKIPVTNFLSLQVGIGHSFQFHATGWKWKLTTCLGGDGVSRIRNKTSLGLCPGVDLRFGWRADYVFPEITGAVGTGEPLFNMNSGRLQASFDRVEAIFTHKSHIDLPKDQECSKDSDCVLNDATERLEV, translated from the exons ATGGATACGGGTACGAGTGGGGAAGAACCCAAATCGTGGGATGAACTGTACAACATCAATTTAATGCCGTCGGAGTTGTTTCTCAAGTTCCGGAAAGAAATCGAGGGGTTTCGGGTTGGTCTCAATATGGAG TTCTATAATGTGCCAATTAACGAGTGCCACGCAAAGTTGGTATTGAAGCCTCTATCCTATGATCGAAAATGGAAGTTCATATACGAGCCTTTACATCATGATGTGCACCTTCTTTCCAAGAAGATCCCAGTTACAAACTTTCTAAGTCTCCAg GTTGGCATAGGCCATAGCTTTCAGTTCCATGCCACTGGTTGGAAATGGAAGCTTACTACTTGTTTGGGTGGAGATGGTGTATCTAGGATCCGGAATAAGACATCACTTGGGCTGTGCCCTGGCGTGGATTTGCGGTTTGGGTGGAGAGCAGACTATGTCTTTCCAGAAATTACTGG GGCTGTAGGCACGGGTGAACCACTGTTCAATATGAACTCAGGACGCTTGCAAGCATCGTTTGACCGCGTTGAGGCCATTTTCACTCACAAATCTCATATCGACTTGCCAAAAGACCAG GAATGTTCAAAGGATTCGGACTGTGTTTTGAATGATGCAACTGAAAGACTGGAAGTGTAA
- the LOC131325329 gene encoding uncharacterized protein LOC131325329 isoform X2, whose product MDTGTSGEEPKSWDELYNINLMPSELFLKFRKEIEGFRVGLNMEFYNVPINECHAKLVLKPLSYDRKWKFIYEPLHHDVHLLSKKIPVTNFLSLQVGIGHSFQFHATGWKWKLTTCLGGDGVSRIRNKTSLGLCPGVDLRFGWRADYVFPEITGAVGTGEPLFNMNSGRLQASFDRVEAIFTHKSHIDLPKDQQECSKDSDCVLNDATERLEV is encoded by the exons ATGGATACGGGTACGAGTGGGGAAGAACCCAAATCGTGGGATGAACTGTACAACATCAATTTAATGCCGTCGGAGTTGTTTCTCAAGTTCCGGAAAGAAATCGAGGGGTTTCGGGTTGGTCTCAATATGGAG TTCTATAATGTGCCAATTAACGAGTGCCACGCAAAGTTGGTATTGAAGCCTCTATCCTATGATCGAAAATGGAAGTTCATATACGAGCCTTTACATCATGATGTGCACCTTCTTTCCAAGAAGATCCCAGTTACAAACTTTCTAAGTCTCCAg GTTGGCATAGGCCATAGCTTTCAGTTCCATGCCACTGGTTGGAAATGGAAGCTTACTACTTGTTTGGGTGGAGATGGTGTATCTAGGATCCGGAATAAGACATCACTTGGGCTGTGCCCTGGCGTGGATTTGCGGTTTGGGTGGAGAGCAGACTATGTCTTTCCAGAAATTACTGG GGCTGTAGGCACGGGTGAACCACTGTTCAATATGAACTCAGGACGCTTGCAAGCATCGTTTGACCGCGTTGAGGCCATTTTCACTCACAAATCTCATATCGACTTGCCAAAAGACCAG CAGGAATGTTCAAAGGATTCGGACTGTGTTTTGAATGATGCAACTGAAAGACTGGAAGTGTAA
- the LOC131325330 gene encoding uncharacterized protein LOC131325330 gives MAASKHRSSFPHLLLACLNFILFILSAASLAPIILIKTPPSSFGLAFLLVSSTSILSSFVGFYSLLTHFCFVTHLTLLLTSSIGQLISILALFTKENSSLSLLKSPRDPREAKLLVRLECGILMAIFVMQVGVLILTCAVHSCRVREYEGLEAEREVTEKKRSRRIARVQESSMANSEKIAEMKAMELDEKMKSKYGHLMKTDFEG, from the coding sequence ATGGCTGCCTCCAAGCACAGAAGTTCCTTCCCACACCTCCTCCTAGCCTGTTTGAATTTCATCCTCTTCATCCTCTCTGCAGCTTCTCTCGCCCCCATTATACTCATCAAAACGCCACCATCTTCATTTGGTTTGGCATTCCTCCTTGTCTCTTCCACTTCAATTCTCTCCTCCTTTGTGGGTTTCTACTCTCTCCTCACCCACTTTTGCTTCGTAACCCACCTAACCCTCCTCCTCACCTCATCAATCGGCCAATTAATCTCCATTTTAGCCCTTTTTACGAAAGAAAATTCGAGCCTTTCCCTTCTGAAGTCGCCCAGAGACCCCCGAGAGGCGAAATTACTAGTGAGATTGGAATGTGGGATTTTGATGGCTATTTTTGTAATGCAAGTGGGAGTGTTGATACTAACTTGCGCTGTGCATAGTTGTCGGGTTAGAGAGTATGAGGGATTAGAAGCTGAAAGAGAGGTGACGGAGAAGAAAAGGAGTCGAAGGATCGCGAGGGTGCAGGAGTCGTCGATGGCGAATTCAGAGAAAATAGCCGAGATGAAAGCGATGGAATTGGATGAGAAGATGAAGAGCAAGTATGGGCACTTGATGAAAACTGACTTTGAAGGCTAA